From a region of the Vicia villosa cultivar HV-30 ecotype Madison, WI unplaced genomic scaffold, Vvil1.0 ctg.000244F_1_1_5, whole genome shotgun sequence genome:
- the LOC131625854 gene encoding CASP-like protein 5B3 encodes MKDFSGTPGTFLGLILRMSQLIFAAASIASIATVTSPSFSNFTAFCFLCVSSVLIVWSFVLALLDAYALVRKKILLNPSSIGILTIGDWGKSTYSLAAASASAGIPIFYFNDTGHCHFGEECRKYHISVAFAFMS; translated from the exons ATGAAGGATTTCTCTGGGACACCTGGAACTTTTCTTGGCTTGATTCTTAGAATGTCACAGCTCATTTTTGCTGCTGCCTCAATTGCTTCCATTGCTACTGTTACATCACCCAGTTTCTCAAATTTCACTGCATTTTG TTTCTTGTGTGTTTCTAGTGTATT AATCGTTTGGAGTTTTGTACTTGCTTTGTTGGATGCATATGCTTTGGTGAGAAAGAAGATCCTTCTTAACCCTTCTTCAATAGGCATCTTAACTATTGGAGATTGG GGAAAATCAACATACTCTTTAGCTGCAGCTTCTGCTTCAGCTGGTATTCCAATTTTCTATTTCAATGATACTGGACATTGCCATTTTGGAGAGGAGTGCCGAAAGTACCACATTTCTGTTGCTTTTGCATTCATGAGCTAG
- the LOC131625855 gene encoding transcription factor bHLH104-like — translation MDSLELGNSDSWDFLDYSFIDPPPTDFLWSNPSDFASMNTEIDVRSSDFASVSADIDIPSGVVACQEENNTRKRGRGESCHKAGTKACREKMRREKLNERFCDLSAVLDPGRPVRTDKPAILDDAIRVLNQLKTEAEELKETNGKLLEEIKCLKAEKNELREEKLVLKADKEKMEKQLKTLPISPAGFMPPPPPMAAYQASVNKMAVYPNYGYIPMWQYLPQSARDTSQDHELRPPAA, via the exons ATGGATTCTCTAGAGTTAGGAAACTCCGATTCTTGGGATTTTCTCGATTACTCATTCATCGATCCTCCTCCCACCGATTTCCTTTGGTCCAATCCAAG TGATTTTGCGAGTATGAACACGGAAATTGACGTTCGAAGCAGTGATTTTGCAAGTGTGAGTGCAGACATTGACATTCCGAGTGGTGTTGTTGCGTGTCAAGAAGAGAATAATACCAGGAAGAG GGGACGCGGTGAATCATGTCACAAGGCAGGAACAAAAGCTTGCCGTGAGAAAATGCGGAGGGAGAAACTCAATGAAAG GTTTTGCGATTTGAGCGCTGTTTTGGATCCCGGGAGGCCTGTGAGAACAGATAAGCCTGCTATACTTGATGATGCTATCAGAGTCTTGAACCAACTTAAAACTGAAGCTGAGGAACTCAAagaaacaaatggaaaattgttagAGGAAATAAAATGTTTGAAG GCAGAGAAAAATGAACTCCGCGAAGAGAAACTTGTTCTGAAAGCTGataaagaaaagatggagaaACAGCTGAAAACTTTGCCTATTTCACCAGCAGGATTtatgcctcctcctcctcctatGGCTGCTTATCAAGCAAGCGTGAACAAGATGGCTGTTTATCCAAACTATGGATATATCCCAATGTGGCAATATCTTCCCCAATCAGCTCGCGATACATCCCAAGATCACGAGCTCAGGCCTCCTGCCGCCTAG